A genomic segment from Pseudomonas sessilinigenes encodes:
- a CDS encoding LysR family transcriptional regulator: MQKNITSLSTLNWDDLKFFLEVARTRKASSAAKRLAVDYTTVSRRIGSLETALGTLLFEKSRTNGFVLTAEGQRLLGYAESIESTLHMACEQVSGSGVALSGHVRMGCTEGFGTFFITPQLSHFLDAYPAISVDILPLPHFISLSKREADIVIALERPEHGPYVCCKLCDYRLQLYATQEYLDRHPPIRRPSDLGEHQFISYVDDLAFSSELLYLANVVPGASAHLRSTSVIAQYVAAQQGRSLAILPCFLAAQDPRLLPVLPKEINLTRQFWMYCREDLRKLKRITLLWDYIREVTEQNQPLLMGDTRSMSFSAP; this comes from the coding sequence ATGCAAAAAAACATCACCTCGCTGAGCACCCTGAACTGGGACGACCTGAAGTTTTTCCTGGAGGTGGCGCGTACTCGCAAGGCCAGCAGCGCGGCCAAGCGCCTGGCGGTGGACTACACCACGGTGTCACGGCGCATCGGCTCGCTGGAAACCGCCCTGGGCACCCTGCTGTTCGAAAAGTCCCGTACCAACGGCTTCGTCCTGACTGCCGAGGGCCAGCGCCTGCTGGGGTATGCCGAGTCGATCGAAAGCACCCTGCACATGGCCTGCGAGCAGGTCTCGGGCTCCGGCGTGGCGCTGTCCGGGCATGTGCGCATGGGCTGCACCGAAGGTTTCGGCACCTTCTTCATCACCCCGCAGCTCAGCCATTTCCTCGACGCCTACCCGGCGATTTCGGTGGATATCCTGCCACTGCCGCACTTCATCAGCCTGTCCAAGCGCGAAGCCGACATCGTCATTGCCCTGGAGCGTCCGGAACATGGGCCCTACGTGTGCTGCAAGCTGTGCGACTACCGCCTGCAGCTATACGCCACCCAGGAATACCTCGATCGCCATCCGCCGATCCGCCGCCCCAGCGACCTGGGCGAGCATCAGTTCATCAGCTATGTCGACGACTTGGCCTTCAGCTCCGAGCTGCTGTACCTGGCCAACGTGGTCCCCGGGGCCAGCGCACACCTGCGCAGCACCAGCGTCATCGCCCAGTACGTGGCGGCGCAGCAGGGCCGCTCGCTGGCGATCCTGCCGTGTTTCCTGGCGGCCCAGGACCCACGCTTGCTGCCGGTGCTGCCCAAGGAAATCAACCTGACCCGGCAATTCTGGATGTACTGCCGCGAGGACCTGCGCAAGCTCAAGCGCATCACACTGCTATGGGATTACATCCGCGAGGTGACCGAGCAGAACCAGCCCTTGTTGATGGGGGACACTCGAAGCATGTCGTTCAGTGCCCCCTAG
- a CDS encoding YfiR family protein: MDVAVLRTERILRWRQYVLATILCLFSLLAIAQPEPSAPASLAEQRAKAVTQVVLGILSYARWPVEPAQLRLCVVGPTEYTDDLLKGATQATGRPVQVRRLLASNATIASECDSVYVGKLGTEQRTRLFSSLTGQPVLSISEGGDQCTVGSLFCLRVSDSQVSFEVNLDSVARSGVKIHPSVLQLSRRRPAEP; encoded by the coding sequence ATGGACGTGGCTGTCTTGAGGACAGAGCGCATTTTGCGGTGGCGGCAGTACGTGCTGGCGACCATCCTTTGCCTGTTCAGCCTGTTGGCCATCGCACAGCCCGAGCCCTCGGCACCGGCCAGCCTGGCCGAACAGCGGGCCAAGGCAGTGACCCAAGTGGTGCTGGGCATCCTCAGCTATGCGCGCTGGCCGGTCGAGCCAGCGCAGTTGCGTCTTTGCGTGGTAGGTCCCACCGAATACACCGACGATCTGCTCAAGGGGGCCACCCAGGCTACCGGACGCCCGGTGCAGGTGCGTCGCTTACTGGCCAGTAACGCGACGATCGCCAGTGAGTGCGATTCGGTCTACGTCGGCAAGCTGGGGACTGAGCAGCGTACTCGCTTGTTCAGTTCGTTGACCGGGCAGCCGGTGCTGAGCATCAGCGAGGGGGGCGACCAATGCACCGTGGGCAGCCTGTTCTGCCTGCGAGTCAGCGACAGCCAGGTATCGTTCGAAGTCAATCTGGACTCAGTGGCGCGCAGTGGGGTGAAGATCCATCCCAGTGTGTTGCAGTTGTCCCGTCGGCGTCCGGCGGAGCCATGA
- the recD gene encoding exodeoxyribonuclease V subunit alpha, which translates to MTPDLFASLDEPEPASQGQAPLSRAADLLQLLDLWVARGWLRALDKAFVAFLHELDPECDPLVLMAAALSSHQLGHGHVCLDLFETLKEPDFALSLPPEGDAQNGAPALPSQVLAGLEGAHWCKVLAGSRLVALAADHGEGARQRPLVLSGKRLYLRRYWAYERRIDNALRQRLAQTEVTPEHLARRLDELFGAARASGPVDWQKLACALATRGAFSIITGGPGTGKTTTVVRLLALLQGPAVEARKPLRIRLAAPTGKAAARLTESISLQVRSLSVADEVREKIPSEVTTVHRLLGNRPGTRHFRHHAGNRLPLDVLVVDEASMIDLEMMANLLDALPIHARLVLLGDKDQLASVEAGAVLGDLCRDAEAGWYNPQTRAWLETVSGEDLATSGLQEDHGHQHPLAQQVVMLRHSRRFGEGSGIGQLARWVNQQQADEARRLLAARSHGDLHGLSLKGEQDRALERLLLEGHGEGPQGYRHYLNVLRSQRPPVGTGLEDRRWTDWARNVLQAFDRFQLLCAVRKGPWGVESLNQRITQALFKARLIESDQQWYEGRPVLMTRNDYGLGLMNGDIGIALRLPEQDGSEAGRQVLRVAFPRNDGQGGVRLVLPSRLNDVETVYAMTVHKSQGSEFAHTALILPDALNPVLTKELIYTGITRAKDWFSLIEPRAGVFEEAVRRRVKRLSGLMLELD; encoded by the coding sequence ATGACCCCGGATCTGTTCGCCTCCCTGGACGAGCCGGAGCCGGCCTCCCAGGGCCAGGCCCCCTTGAGCCGTGCCGCTGACCTGCTGCAGTTGCTCGACCTATGGGTGGCACGGGGTTGGCTGCGGGCCCTGGACAAGGCCTTCGTGGCCTTCCTCCATGAACTGGACCCGGAGTGCGACCCATTGGTGCTGATGGCCGCGGCCCTGAGCAGTCATCAACTGGGGCACGGACATGTCTGCCTGGACCTGTTCGAAACCCTCAAGGAGCCGGACTTCGCCCTGTCATTGCCCCCCGAAGGGGACGCGCAGAATGGCGCGCCGGCGCTGCCTTCCCAAGTCCTGGCCGGCCTTGAGGGCGCACACTGGTGCAAGGTCCTGGCCGGTAGCCGATTGGTCGCCCTGGCTGCGGACCACGGCGAGGGTGCGCGGCAGCGGCCCCTGGTTCTGTCGGGCAAGCGCCTGTACCTGCGGCGCTATTGGGCCTATGAGCGACGCATAGACAACGCCCTGCGCCAGCGCCTGGCACAAACCGAGGTAACCCCCGAGCATCTGGCCCGGCGCCTTGACGAGTTGTTCGGCGCAGCCAGGGCCAGTGGTCCGGTCGACTGGCAGAAACTCGCCTGTGCCCTGGCCACGCGAGGGGCCTTCAGCATCATCACCGGAGGCCCGGGCACCGGCAAGACCACCACGGTGGTCCGCCTGCTGGCCCTGCTCCAGGGGCCGGCAGTGGAGGCTCGCAAGCCCCTGCGCATCCGCCTGGCAGCCCCCACCGGCAAGGCCGCGGCGCGGTTGACGGAGTCGATCAGCCTGCAGGTGCGCTCCTTGTCGGTGGCCGATGAGGTGCGGGAAAAGATCCCCAGCGAAGTGACCACCGTGCACCGCCTGCTGGGCAATCGCCCGGGGACCCGGCACTTTCGCCACCATGCTGGCAATCGCCTGCCACTGGATGTGCTGGTCGTGGACGAGGCCTCGATGATCGATCTGGAAATGATGGCCAACCTGCTCGATGCCTTGCCCATCCATGCACGCCTGGTGCTGCTGGGGGACAAGGACCAGTTGGCCTCGGTGGAGGCTGGAGCCGTGCTGGGTGACTTGTGCCGGGATGCCGAGGCGGGCTGGTACAACCCGCAGACCCGCGCCTGGCTCGAGACGGTCAGTGGTGAAGACCTGGCCACCAGTGGCCTGCAGGAAGATCACGGGCACCAGCACCCCCTGGCGCAGCAGGTGGTGATGCTGCGTCACTCCCGGCGCTTTGGCGAAGGCAGTGGCATCGGCCAGCTGGCACGCTGGGTCAATCAGCAACAGGCCGACGAGGCCCGGCGCTTGCTGGCGGCCCGCAGCCATGGGGACTTGCATGGCCTGAGCCTCAAGGGTGAACAGGACCGGGCCCTGGAGCGGCTGTTGCTCGAAGGCCACGGCGAAGGGCCCCAAGGCTATCGCCATTACCTGAATGTGCTGCGCAGCCAGCGTCCACCGGTTGGTACCGGCCTGGAAGACCGGCGTTGGACCGATTGGGCACGCAACGTCCTGCAGGCCTTCGACCGCTTCCAGCTGCTCTGTGCGGTACGCAAGGGGCCTTGGGGCGTCGAGAGCCTGAACCAGCGCATCACCCAGGCACTGTTCAAGGCCCGGCTGATCGAAAGCGACCAGCAATGGTACGAGGGCCGTCCGGTCTTGATGACCCGCAATGACTATGGCCTGGGCCTGATGAATGGTGATATCGGCATTGCCCTGCGCTTGCCGGAACAGGACGGCAGCGAGGCGGGCCGCCAGGTGCTGCGCGTGGCCTTCCCGCGCAACGATGGCCAGGGCGGCGTGCGCCTGGTGCTGCCGAGCCGGCTCAACGACGTGGAAACCGTCTACGCCATGACTGTGCACAAGTCCCAGGGCTCGGAGTTCGCCCATACCGCGCTGATCCTGCCCGATGCATTGAATCCGGTACTGACCAAGGAGTTGATCTACACCGGCATCACCCGGGCCAAGGATTGGTTCAGCCTGATCGAACCCCGTGCCGGTGTCTTCGAGGAGGCGGTGCGACGGCGGGTCAAGCGCCTGAGCGGATTGATGCTGGAGCTGGACTGA
- the mmsB gene encoding 3-hydroxyisobutyrate dehydrogenase, whose protein sequence is MNIAFIGLGNMGAPMARNLIKAGHQLNLFDLNQSVLAELAQLGGRIAASPKAAAEGAELVITMLPAAAHVRSVWLGEDGVLAGIARGVPAVDCSTIDPQTARDVAAAAAKQGVAMADAPVSGGTGGAQAGTLTFMVGAGTELFAALQPVLAQMGRNIVHCGEVGTGQIAKICNNLLLGISMIGVSEAMALGDALGIDTKVLAGIINSSTGRCWSSDTYNPWPGVIETAPAARGYTGGFGAELMLKDLGLATEAARQAHQPVVLGAVAQQLYQAMSQRGEGGKDFSAIVNSYRKPQ, encoded by the coding sequence ATGAACATTGCATTCATCGGCCTGGGCAACATGGGCGCGCCCATGGCCCGCAACCTGATCAAGGCCGGCCACCAGCTGAACCTGTTCGACCTGAACCAAAGCGTGCTGGCCGAGCTGGCGCAACTGGGCGGGCGCATTGCCGCCTCGCCCAAGGCCGCCGCCGAAGGCGCCGAACTGGTGATCACCATGCTGCCGGCCGCCGCCCATGTGCGTAGCGTCTGGCTGGGTGAGGACGGCGTGCTGGCGGGCATCGCCCGTGGCGTGCCAGCGGTGGACTGCAGCACCATCGACCCGCAGACCGCTCGCGATGTTGCCGCCGCTGCGGCCAAGCAGGGCGTGGCCATGGCCGACGCCCCGGTTTCCGGCGGCACAGGCGGCGCCCAGGCTGGCACCCTGACTTTCATGGTCGGCGCGGGTACCGAGCTGTTCGCCGCCCTGCAGCCGGTACTGGCGCAGATGGGGCGCAACATCGTGCACTGCGGGGAAGTGGGCACTGGGCAGATCGCCAAGATCTGCAACAACCTGCTGCTGGGCATCTCGATGATCGGCGTCAGCGAAGCCATGGCCCTGGGCGATGCCCTGGGTATCGATACCAAGGTGCTGGCCGGGATCATCAACAGCTCCACCGGGCGGTGCTGGAGTTCCGACACCTACAACCCGTGGCCGGGAGTGATCGAGACCGCGCCCGCAGCGCGTGGCTACACCGGTGGTTTTGGCGCCGAGCTGATGCTCAAGGACCTGGGGTTGGCCACCGAGGCCGCCCGCCAGGCCCATCAGCCGGTGGTGCTGGGCGCGGTGGCCCAGCAGCTGTACCAGGCCATGAGCCAGCGCGGGGAAGGTGGCAAGGACTTCTCGGCCATCGTCAACAGCTACCGCAAGCCGCAGTAG
- a CDS encoding RES family NAD+ phosphorylase, translating into MISIPGSSAVHFWRLDAAQHADSWDSGIGAELCGGRWNSKGVKAVYGSADPATAILEVAVHKGFAALDQVPHVLTGALIHDPSTIYRLDEGSVPNPNWLVPGIPSAGQQQFADQLLAEHPFVLVPSSVSRHSWNILINPLLAKGLYQVVIQERFGLDTRLNPPPRTPAGRPN; encoded by the coding sequence GTGATCAGCATTCCCGGCAGCAGTGCCGTTCACTTCTGGCGCCTGGACGCCGCGCAGCACGCCGACAGCTGGGACAGCGGCATCGGTGCCGAACTGTGCGGCGGGCGCTGGAACTCCAAGGGGGTCAAGGCCGTATATGGCAGCGCCGACCCTGCCACGGCGATCCTCGAGGTGGCCGTGCACAAGGGCTTTGCCGCGCTCGACCAGGTGCCCCATGTGCTGACCGGGGCGCTGATCCACGACCCGTCGACCATCTACCGCCTGGACGAAGGCAGCGTGCCCAATCCCAACTGGCTGGTGCCAGGCATTCCCAGCGCCGGCCAGCAGCAATTCGCCGACCAGTTACTGGCCGAGCATCCCTTCGTACTGGTGCCTTCCTCGGTCTCGCGCCACAGCTGGAACATCCTGATCAACCCACTGTTGGCCAAGGGGTTGTACCAGGTGGTGATCCAGGAGCGCTTCGGCCTCGACACCCGCCTCAATCCGCCGCCACGCACTCCGGCTGGCCGGCCCAACTGA
- a CDS encoding CoA-acylating methylmalonate-semialdehyde dehydrogenase, translating into MNAPLQSGGTTLQQVKLLIDGQWVQSQTQEWHDIVNPATQEVLAKVPFATAAEVDAAIAAAQRAFQTWKLTPIGARMRIMLKLQALIREHSKRIAQVLSAEQGKTIADAEGDIFRGLEVVEHACSIGTLQMGEFAENVAGGVDTYTLRQPIGVCAGITPFNFPAMIPLWMFPMAIVCGNTFVLKPSEQDPLSTMLLVELALEAGVPAGVLNVVHGGKDVVDALCVHQDIKAVSFVGSTAVGTHVYDLAGKHGKRVQSMMGAKNHAVVLPDANRTQTVNALAGAAFGAAGQRCMATSVAVLVGKAREWLPDIKEAASKLKVNAGCEPGTDVGPVISKRAKERVLGLIESGIKEGAKLELDGRDVKVPGYEQGNFVGPTLFSGVTTEMQIYTQEIFGPVLVVLEVDTLDEAIALVNANPFGNGTGLFTQSGAAARKFQSEIDVGQVGINIPIPVPVPFFSFTGSRGSKLGDLGPYGKQVVQFYTQTKTVTSRWFDDDSVNDGVNTTISLR; encoded by the coding sequence ATGAACGCTCCCCTCCAGTCCGGCGGCACTACCCTGCAGCAGGTCAAATTGCTGATCGACGGCCAATGGGTCCAGTCCCAGACCCAGGAATGGCATGACATCGTCAACCCGGCGACCCAGGAAGTCCTGGCCAAGGTGCCGTTTGCCACCGCTGCCGAAGTCGATGCCGCGATCGCTGCGGCCCAACGTGCCTTCCAGACCTGGAAGCTGACGCCGATCGGCGCGCGGATGCGCATCATGCTCAAGCTCCAGGCCTTGATCCGTGAGCACTCCAAACGCATTGCCCAGGTCTTGAGCGCCGAGCAGGGCAAGACCATCGCCGACGCCGAAGGTGACATCTTCCGCGGCCTGGAAGTGGTGGAGCATGCCTGCTCCATCGGCACCCTGCAGATGGGCGAGTTCGCCGAGAACGTCGCCGGCGGCGTGGACACCTACACCCTGCGCCAGCCTATCGGTGTATGCGCCGGGATCACCCCATTCAACTTCCCGGCGATGATTCCGCTGTGGATGTTCCCGATGGCCATCGTTTGCGGCAACACCTTCGTCCTCAAGCCTTCCGAGCAAGATCCGCTGTCCACCATGTTGCTGGTGGAGCTGGCGCTGGAGGCGGGAGTCCCGGCCGGCGTGCTCAACGTGGTCCATGGTGGCAAGGACGTGGTGGATGCCCTGTGCGTGCACCAGGACATCAAGGCCGTGTCCTTCGTCGGCTCCACCGCCGTCGGTACCCATGTCTATGACCTGGCGGGCAAGCACGGCAAGCGCGTGCAATCGATGATGGGCGCCAAGAACCACGCCGTGGTGCTGCCCGATGCCAACCGTACCCAGACGGTCAACGCCCTGGCCGGTGCGGCGTTCGGCGCGGCCGGCCAGCGGTGCATGGCCACCTCGGTAGCGGTGTTGGTGGGCAAGGCCCGCGAATGGCTGCCGGACATCAAGGAGGCCGCGAGCAAGCTCAAGGTCAACGCCGGTTGCGAGCCGGGTACCGATGTCGGCCCGGTGATCTCCAAGCGGGCCAAGGAGCGCGTGCTGGGCCTGATCGAAAGCGGTATCAAGGAAGGCGCCAAGCTGGAGCTGGACGGCCGTGACGTCAAGGTTCCGGGCTACGAGCAGGGCAATTTCGTTGGCCCGACCCTGTTCTCCGGGGTGACCACCGAGATGCAGATCTACACCCAGGAAATCTTCGGCCCGGTGCTGGTGGTGCTGGAGGTCGACACCCTCGACGAGGCCATCGCCCTGGTCAACGCCAACCCCTTCGGCAACGGCACCGGCCTGTTCACCCAGAGCGGCGCGGCGGCACGCAAGTTCCAGAGCGAAATCGACGTTGGCCAGGTGGGGATCAACATCCCGATCCCGGTGCCGGTACCGTTCTTCAGCTTCACCGGTTCGCGCGGTTCCAAGCTCGGCGACCTGGGTCCGTACGGCAAGCAAGTGGTGCAGTTCTACACTCAGACCAAGACCGTCACCAGCCGCTGGTTCGACGATGACAGCGTCAACGACGGTGTGAACACCACTATCAGCCTGCGTTGA
- a CDS encoding OmpA family protein: MTQRSVRLFGALVFMALLALTGCQSVPPKGLTPKQIAVLKQEGFELTDEGWAFGLSGKVLFGSDIESLNPASTEIVQRIGKALLSVDIQKVRVDGHTDASGKEAYNTQLSMRRAKSVVKVLTQVGMREENIQLRGLGSSEPVASNSTPAGRTENRRVSIVVIAD; encoded by the coding sequence ATGACACAACGTTCGGTTCGACTTTTCGGTGCCCTGGTGTTCATGGCCTTGCTGGCCTTGACGGGCTGCCAGAGCGTGCCACCCAAGGGCCTGACCCCGAAGCAGATCGCGGTGCTGAAACAGGAGGGCTTCGAACTGACGGATGAAGGCTGGGCCTTCGGCCTGTCGGGCAAGGTGTTGTTCGGCAGTGATATAGAGAGCTTGAACCCGGCCAGCACCGAGATCGTCCAGCGCATCGGCAAGGCCTTGCTCAGTGTCGATATCCAGAAAGTCCGGGTCGACGGCCACACCGATGCCTCCGGCAAGGAGGCCTACAACACGCAGCTCTCCATGCGCCGGGCCAAGAGCGTGGTCAAGGTCCTGACCCAGGTTGGCATGCGCGAAGAGAACATCCAGTTGCGCGGCCTTGGCAGCAGCGAGCCGGTGGCCTCCAACAGCACCCCGGCCGGGCGTACCGAGAATCGTCGGGTGTCGATCGTGGTGATCGCCGACTGA
- a CDS encoding diguanylate cyclase domain-containing protein — protein MKLFKSNSRPTLRSVIGRGHLIVALLAISMASLSLTGLGVLALRVYADHNLHLIARSISYTVEAAVVFHDNVVATEALALIASTEEVADAKVYDSQGQLLASWQRPDSGFLTNLEMHIASTFLEKPISVPIYRQGQEIGSVNVTGHGGSLLRFLFSGLVGIVLCIALSAWAALYLARRQLRDITGPLRSLADVAHAARRERAFDQRVPPAQIAELDNLGNDFNALLDELEVWQTHLQSENETLAHQASHDSLTGLPNRAFFEGRLIRALRSANKHNEHMAVLFLDSDRFKEINDNFGHAAGDAVLVAVATRIRAQLREDDLVARLGGDEFAVLLTPLHRVEDAQRIADKIINSMEMPIQLPGSLSILTSLSIGIAVYPEHGATPGSLLNAADAAMYQAKRGARGGQHTVGAESPVVQVQNRS, from the coding sequence ATGAAACTGTTCAAGTCCAACTCCCGCCCTACCTTGCGGTCGGTCATCGGTCGCGGCCATCTGATCGTTGCCCTGCTGGCGATCTCCATGGCCAGCCTGTCCCTGACCGGCCTTGGCGTACTGGCCCTGCGGGTGTATGCCGACCACAACCTGCACCTGATCGCCCGTTCCATCAGCTATACGGTGGAAGCTGCCGTGGTGTTCCACGATAACGTCGTGGCCACCGAGGCCCTGGCGCTGATCGCTTCCACCGAGGAGGTGGCCGACGCCAAGGTCTACGACAGCCAGGGGCAGTTGCTGGCCAGTTGGCAGCGTCCGGACAGCGGTTTCCTGACCAACCTGGAAATGCACATCGCCAGCACATTCCTGGAAAAACCCATCAGCGTGCCGATCTATCGCCAGGGCCAGGAGATCGGCAGCGTCAATGTCACCGGCCATGGCGGCAGCCTGTTGCGCTTCCTCTTCAGCGGGTTGGTGGGCATCGTGCTGTGCATCGCCCTGAGTGCCTGGGCCGCCCTGTACCTGGCGCGCCGGCAACTGCGCGATATCACGGGCCCGCTACGCAGCCTGGCGGACGTGGCCCACGCGGCCCGACGCGAGCGTGCCTTCGACCAACGGGTGCCGCCGGCACAAATCGCCGAGCTGGACAACCTGGGCAATGACTTCAACGCCCTGCTCGATGAACTGGAGGTCTGGCAGACCCACCTGCAGAGCGAGAATGAGACCTTGGCCCACCAGGCCAGCCATGACAGTTTGACCGGCCTGCCTAACCGGGCCTTCTTCGAGGGACGGCTGATCCGCGCCCTGCGCAGTGCCAACAAGCACAACGAACACATGGCGGTGCTGTTCCTGGACAGCGATCGGTTCAAGGAAATCAACGACAATTTTGGCCATGCCGCCGGGGATGCGGTGCTGGTGGCCGTGGCCACGCGGATTCGAGCGCAACTGCGCGAGGATGACCTGGTGGCGCGCCTGGGTGGCGATGAATTCGCGGTGTTGTTGACGCCCCTGCATCGGGTGGAGGATGCCCAGCGCATCGCCGACAAGATCATCAACAGCATGGAGATGCCGATCCAGTTGCCAGGCAGCCTGTCGATCCTGACATCGCTGAGCATCGGCATCGCCGTGTATCCGGAGCATGGCGCCACTCCGGGCAGTCTGTTGAATGCCGCCGACGCGGCCATGTACCAGGCCAAGCGAGGCGCGCGAGGCGGGCAGCACACAGTGGGGGCGGAGTCCCCCGTCGTCCAGGTTCAAAACAGGAGCTAA
- the parS gene encoding type II RES/Xre toxin-antitoxin system antitoxin: MVALTGSDIAVKRRGKPVLKDRTSDILLGGRARFDDRISIYRLTEEGIPLTAIVKFVSSVPMLKDEQVLAKIIGLSERTLHRRLKTPDEPLNPEQSARAVRFAQVLSKAQEVFGSSEQAQDWMAKPVMALDGHKPVDLLTNPIGFELVDEFLTRLEYGVYQ; this comes from the coding sequence ATGGTTGCACTGACCGGTAGCGACATCGCCGTGAAACGACGCGGCAAGCCCGTATTGAAGGATCGAACCTCGGACATCCTGCTCGGTGGCCGGGCACGGTTCGACGACCGTATCTCGATCTATCGCCTGACCGAGGAAGGCATTCCGCTGACGGCAATCGTCAAGTTCGTCTCCTCGGTCCCCATGCTCAAGGACGAACAGGTCCTGGCCAAGATCATCGGCCTGTCCGAGCGCACCCTGCACCGGCGCCTGAAGACCCCCGACGAACCGCTGAACCCGGAGCAGAGCGCCCGGGCGGTACGCTTCGCCCAGGTGCTGTCCAAGGCCCAGGAGGTCTTCGGCAGCAGCGAACAGGCCCAGGACTGGATGGCCAAGCCGGTGATGGCCCTGGACGGCCACAAGCCGGTGGACCTGCTGACCAACCCCATCGGATTCGAGCTGGTGGATGAGTTCCTCACCCGCCTGGAATACGGGGTCTATCAGTGA
- a CDS encoding cupin domain-containing protein: MPKPITVLRDTHPLPVLDACKWEKLEGDPHTVNLNAYTSEDGSKIMGTWICTPGKWRVAYEKWEYCHFQEGYCVITPDGLAPIHLRAGDIFVVEPGMKGTWEVVETVRKYFIFA, translated from the coding sequence ATGCCCAAGCCCATTACCGTTCTGCGCGATACCCATCCACTGCCGGTCCTGGACGCCTGCAAGTGGGAAAAACTCGAAGGCGACCCGCACACCGTCAACCTCAATGCCTACACCAGCGAAGATGGCAGCAAGATCATGGGCACCTGGATCTGCACTCCCGGCAAATGGCGGGTGGCCTATGAGAAGTGGGAGTACTGCCACTTCCAGGAAGGCTATTGCGTGATCACCCCGGACGGCCTGGCTCCCATCCACTTGCGCGCCGGCGATATCTTCGTGGTCGAGCCCGGCATGAAGGGCACCTGGGAAGTCGTGGAGACGGTACGCAAGTACTTCATCTTCGCCTGA
- the kynB gene encoding arylformamidase, translated as MEHTPRWWDISPPLSTATPTWPGDTPFQEERVWHFGPECPVNIGRITLSPHTGAHVDAPLHYRPDGLPIGEVPLDVYMGPCRVLYCLESGSLVQPEDLQGHLDNLPQRVLLRTYRQAPLDTWDSGFTAVAEATIELLARLGVRLVGIDTPSLDPQQSKTMDAHNAVARHGMAILEGVVLDEVPEGDYELIALPLRFAHLDASPVRAILRPLAD; from the coding sequence ATGGAACATACACCCCGTTGGTGGGATATCAGCCCGCCCTTGAGCACCGCGACCCCGACCTGGCCGGGAGACACGCCATTCCAGGAAGAACGTGTCTGGCATTTCGGGCCCGAGTGTCCAGTGAACATCGGTCGGATCACCCTGTCGCCCCACACCGGCGCCCATGTCGATGCCCCGCTGCATTACCGCCCTGATGGCCTGCCTATTGGCGAGGTGCCGCTGGATGTCTACATGGGGCCGTGCCGGGTCCTGTATTGCCTGGAGAGCGGTTCGCTGGTGCAACCCGAGGACCTGCAGGGGCATCTGGACAATCTGCCCCAACGGGTACTGCTGCGGACCTATCGCCAGGCTCCGCTGGACACCTGGGACTCAGGCTTCACCGCTGTGGCCGAGGCCACCATCGAGCTGCTGGCCCGTCTCGGTGTGCGCCTTGTCGGTATCGACACCCCCTCCCTGGACCCCCAGCAGTCCAAGACCATGGATGCCCACAATGCGGTCGCCCGGCATGGCATGGCGATCCTCGAAGGGGTAGTGCTCGACGAGGTGCCTGAAGGCGACTACGAACTGATTGCCCTGCCACTGCGCTTTGCCCACCTGGACGCCAGTCCGGTGCGGGCGATCCTGCGCCCGTTGGCCGATTGA